In Vigna angularis cultivar LongXiaoDou No.4 chromosome 8, ASM1680809v1, whole genome shotgun sequence, the DNA window CTCATTTGCTACAACTATTATTTGTAAAAAGAcgtaagaaaaaaagttaatatgaaTTCCACATACATAGTACatatacatctcatacattgaTTTTGATACCAAGTGTTGTCAAACCTGCGAGTTTTGGTTCGGTTCCGTGCTAACAATACATGCAATTGGAAGAAGGGCTACCACTCAGATGGAGAAATCGGTGTTAAGCTCATAAACTTACATTTGCTACTTGATTTGTCATAAATATTAACAGATTTATTTATTAGAGATAAAAGGTGATATGTTAgactttttctaatttaattttgataaatattaacAGTTAAGTACATGAAAATccaaagtgtttatcttttttcttataGCGGTATCTCTTTTGCTTGTGTTACAATGATTATCGGCtgagtttttttgttttcagaGACAAATATACcgattattactatttttaaaataaagcagaaagagaaaagtaaaCTGAAACGAAAGTTTTTTTCAAAACAGGGACAGTGAGGGTGCATGATTGGTTATACTcgtaaaattttgtatttatcctgtactcaatttgaattttagttttattgtaaatattatattataaagattAAATGTTAAAAGGAAATAGGTTTGGCATGCGTATTTGTACTTTaagcaataaaataaaaatatatgtagcACTTTCTGATTTCAAGCAAATTAAatgagaaaatataaatataaaacctAGAACGTGAAACAAAACCAGTAAAAATTTCCATCaacaataaataaagtaaaaatttaatttggagACTCAATGGCTACACATGCACCTATTCATCAAGGATGTTTAGGTGTTCCAACCAAAAGGTTGGTCCAATAATGTCAACATGTTCTACAATGACCTTTCCTTTACTTTCAAAAGAGTTACCATTCTCCTCGTGAGTTGGAACAGTGTCTACTTTGTCCCTATAAACTGAGGATCCTTGTTGGAACATGACTGGTAATTTATTGTAGTCAATAGCcaattcttcaattttcttttgcAACTGACCACCCTTTAAACTATTCTGAGCTTCCCTTTTGCTTTTTCCAGATGCAACTAGCTTCCAGAAACAAGAGTTATATTGATTGTTGATGTGGCAATCCACCTGTCTCCATGAAAGGTAGTCCCTTAGAATCTCAGTAGATGGATAGCACACTGCTCGCCCATCAAAGGAAGGAGGGTATTTTAACTCGCTTTGTGGGAAGAACTCATTCCATCTCATCACATAAGTGGATGTGAAGAAAGACACAATTGCTGAAACCATTTTATTAGCTCTCCTTTGGTAAAGATTACAGgttttcttaataataaaactGTACTCATCACTAACCCCATAGGCAAAGACTATATCCTCCCAAAACTTTTCTAAGACAGCAACTGCACACAAATTCATCAGGTTAAGGGCTCTATCATCATTTGGCTTCACAAATTCATGTACCTCAGAAAATCTGTGGAAGTGGCATCCATCTATTCGAACTACAATCCATGTAGATGGCATCAATTTGCTATCAAACTCAAAGGATCTCACATACTCTGGAGTCACATTGTTAATCTCTTCAATAAAACCACCAAGTTCCTTCAAGAGAAGGATATGCTCATTCCAAAATCTCTTTCCAGCTATTTTCTTGGAATGCACAGGGATTATCTTCCGTCTGTGTCTTTTAATTGGAGCACCGTTATCTGTGTATTTCACAACATCCTCTACCACTGTCTTCAGAAGACAAGAACCTTGTCGGAATATTGGCTCTAGTGTATTGTAATTGACATTGAACTCATCGAATAAAAGATTGTTTAGATCACTTTTGTCAAAACCCTTGATAAAATCCCATGCTTCCTTCTCATTCATTCCACGTTCAACAAGACGCCAAAGGCATTGTTCATGTTGATTACTCAAATGACAAATATTCTGCCGCCACAAAAGATAAGCTTGAAGGGCTTCTGTGGACGCACAAGGTATGACTCGCCCATGGACGGAAGGAGGACTTTGCAGTTCCTTGTGCGGAAAGAATTCACCCCATTTTCTCACAAAAACggaggagaaaaatgaagtaatgATGGATAACACTTTGCTAGCACGCCTTTCATAAAACTTGGAGGTCTTCTTCAATACAAAAGTATACTCATCGCTAAATCCATATGCAAAGACTACATCTGCATACTCTTCAAGAATTTCAACAGCACAAGAGTTCATCATCTTCAACGTGTTTAGATCATAAGGTTTATGAAGGCTACAGGCATTGATCCAAACAAGGATGATATTGGGAAACATGACCTCGTCTTCAACTTCAAAACACTTGACATACTCATATTTGCTGTTTGCCATTTTACTTGCAAAAGTTTACAAATGTATCGCTTTTTCTTCTCACATAAAACAACAACTACCACATGCTTGCTGGCTTTGCCCTTATGCACAGAAGTGACAACCAACCGCCAACTCACTATTATTCATAAAATCAATGTCAATTATTTCAAAGCAAAACTTCAATCTTCCCCCACTAATCACTTCAGATAGGACTTGCAAATCCCGTGTTAAAATCAATATGCTGGCTACCGTAACTAAAGCTTCCAAGGTAGGAGAACTACAAAACAATGCAATTTGTGATTAGTTTCGGAAAACAATATAAACAGCTTATAAATTTCAAGTGTTCGTATTTGACCAAAAATATGATAAAGCCATCAACTGACACATTACATGAATATGTGCAAAGTGTTCTTAGGAAATTGGGAAGTTAAACACGCAAAGAAGTGAGATCATAAAGGGTGAGGTTTACAAGAATATCCAAAGAGAGTGAATTATTGTATTCACATTAACAAAAGATACCTTTTGAACTtttatctcttctctttttcaactttttttagtGGTTTGGTATCGGAGAGTGAAGAAAACTCACAGATTAGGGAATTAGGGTTCCACTCTTGTTCTGCTCGCCGTCGCCGTCGCCGTCGTCGCCTACGGCAGTTTGGGGGTAGAAGCTACGCGAGGTTGGGTAGGGTTACGCTGCGGAAGACTGAATTTTATGGTGGTGTTGTGTTGCCTTCaggaaaaatgatttttttaattgaattttacaaTTAAGAATTAGGTGTTtcgatttcaaattttaattagaaattattaccttttattttatatatatatatattgtaaatattaACTTAGTGGTTACAAACAATCAACCGAATATTCagataatttgtttatatcttattctgtttatattttattgggcttatatcagcttaggatccatgaggtaaattacaAATACAAAGCCAGAgccgaaagccaggtacgttccacttacgcattattcactctacgctactctcaaatactcaataataataactattcactaaatattcaacgagctcttcaaatcacacgcctaacttgagcgtcagagtatctTTTACAAGTACATCCTGTAAGGACCTCAATTTTTGTTAGTGATGGGACCCACTCCTTGCATTATTagaaggtttaatcattcattaagtccctattttcgcatggaatctcaatttcgtccctttctttctgaaaatatcaattgggtcccaattttatgaaaattgcaacaaatcgatcctttccgttaaattgtgtcaaacggcgttatggtgtgtttgacgtggcacgctgttgTGGACGTGTCATCTGACGTGGTTGAAGAGAGCAGGAGCAGTGGGGCACGtggaaattgaatattttataagtaaaaagaaaagaattgttTTATAAGTAAAAAGCACGTGGATTCTTCTCTTTAGGGATTCTTCTCTCTCAGTACATTCTAGGGTTCGGTTCGTCCAAAGTTGATTTCATTTCAGAAAATTGGGGTATGAATTTGGGTATTTAGGGTTGAATTGAGGTTGACCTTCAGAGAGTGTGCAGTTGTCGTCGTCCTCATCGAAGTTGTGGGACCTTCTTCAGTTGCAATCTGGAGTGGCCAGGTCAGTAAAAGTTTGGTTTTGTTAGAAACCTTTATCTTGCGATGGTGGGTGGTGGTCCCCGTCTATGTattgtgtattattttttattgcaatGTTGTGGTCCCGTTGGTCAGATTGTGTTCCATTTTTTATTGCAATGTTGTGGTCCCCCCATGCCCCCCATGTTTAAAGTGATAATTTtctgtgtgtgtgagtgtgttttGGTTACGGTTTTAATACATGTTTTGTCGTGAATCGATTATATTATAGGTGTACAAATACTTATATATAGTGTTTTGCATCATGGACGAGGATATTGAGGTTGTCTTTCACCATGGAGGGAAATTAGTTAACGATGGGAAGCTTAAGTATGAAGGGGGGGAGACATCTAGGTTTATGTTTGACCCAGATGTTTGGAGTTATTTCGTGATTGTTAGTGTAGTGAAGTCTTTGGGATACGATGGGCTTAAAGATATGTGGTACTCTGTAGGAGGGGCTTCAATTTTGGATGATAAGTTAGAGCGTCTGTGTGATGACACTGGTGCCATGCATATGGTTAATTTAGCTAGGCTGAATGGTGAGGTCCATGTGTTTTTGATACACCCTGTTTCTGAACCCGAAGTCATACATATGCTGGAACATGTTGGTAATGATGAAGGAGAAGTTGAAGAGAGGggtgaagaagtggaagttgaggctgtaatggaggaagaggttgatGGACTTCAAGTGGAAGTTGAGGGtgttatggaggaagaggttgttAGAGTTGAACAAGTTGGTTGTGTGTTGGAAGAGATGGGTGAACAAGTGGAAGTTGAGGctgttatggaggaagaggttgttGGAGTTGAACAAGTTCAGGAAGTTGGTGGGGATggtgaagaagtggaagttgaggctgttatggaggaagaggttgttGGAGTTGAACAAGTTCAGGAAGAGGTtgttatggaggaagaggttgatGGTGATGGTGAACATGAAGGTGTAGAACAGAATGAAGTTGAAGCAGATGTGGAAATTCGAAGTTGGAATTCCTCTTTTGAGAATGGTAGTGGTGATGGAAATAATGAGTGGTTGGAGGGGCTTGTTGATATCAATGTTGGTTGTGATATAGATGATGATATACATGCAGAGTTCGAGGGAAATGTGGAAGTGGAAGTCCAAAGTATGTCAAATGACTCTAGTGGACCATTAATTAGTGGAGCAGAAAGTGGAGCAGAAAGTATGTCAAATGTTGGTTGTGATAGAGGTTTATCAGATGATGAGTGGGAATCTGAACAATTAATTAGTGGAGCAGAAAGTGACTCTAGTGGACCATGTTCTAGTGTAGAAGGTTATGGGAGTTTTCCAACATTTGTGTTGCCAAAAAGTATGGTTGACTTTAAGTGGGAAGTTGGGATATATTTTGCTGAAAAGCAAGACATTTTGGAGGCTATAAAAGATTATGCGTTGGATAATGGAAGAAATATACACTTTGTTAAGAATGATAATCAAAGAATCAGGTTGAAGTGTGTGGGTGCAAAAGGTGAATGCCCTTGGAAGTTATATTTTGGTTATATGAAGGCAGTGAAAACATGGCAGTTGAGAACAATGGTGGACAACCATACCTGTAGCAGGGAGTTCAACCTTAAATTAATTGATGCCAAGTGGTTGAGCAAAAAGATACACAATACTATTAGAGATAATCCTATAGTTAAGGGTGTGGATATAAGGGAAAAAATTCAAAGGAAATGGAACATTGGTATTTCTAGGTGTATGGCCTATAGGGCCAAAAACATAGCAACAACTCAAATTGATGGCTCTTTCAAAGAACAGTATAAAAGGTTATATGACCAAATCTGGCTTGCAAAAGAGATGTGGCATATGTAGACAACATGGCCATAACAGAACTCGTTGCCCATCAGCAACCCAACCAGGAACTATGCCCAGTACATCAGCAACCCAAGCAACTCCATCCACTCAACAATCTGAAATATTCTGTACATCAGCACATCAGCCCAGTACATCAGCACATCACTCTGGGAATCAACCGTAGTAGACAGTACGAATTAACTGATGCAAATTTGTCATATTTTTGGTACTGCAGTTGATATTAACCGATGGAACTTCATGTTGATAACTGATGTAATATTCTGTATGACAGCACTTTTATGTAGGAACTTCagcttaattaaaatttcagcAGATATGCTTCATTTGGTTCCATTTATCTGTTGACAGCACTTTTATGTACGAACGCTTTATACGGACGCCTTGAAGTTACTCGAGTCTGCCGAACGTTACAATCACTAGTATAACAAAACGCCAAAACCGAACACTCACAAACACTACCACACAGAACGAACGCTTTAAGATTCAACCCaaattaaaaccgaacgctagaTACGGACGCGCGCTAACTGAGAACGAACGCTTACAAGTTACTCGAGTCTACCGAACGTTACAATCATTACTATAACAAAacgccaaaaccgaacgctcacaaacacTACCACACAGACCGAACGCTTTAAGATTCAACCCAacttaaaaccgaacgctacaTACGGACGCTCCCTAACCGAGAACGAACGCCTACAACTTACTCGAGTATGCCGAACGTTACAATCACTAGTATAACAAAacgccaaaaccgaacgctcacaaacacTACCACACAGACCGAACGCTTTAAGATTCAACCCAacttaaaaccgaacgctacaTACGGACGCTCCCTAACTGAGAACGAACGCCTACAACTTACTCGAGTATGCCGAACGTTACAATCACTAGTATAACAAAacgccaaaaccgaacgctcacaaacacTACCACACAGACCGAACGCTTTAAGATTCAACCCAacttaaaaccgaacgctgcaTACGGACGCTCGCTAACTGAGAAAACATGCAAAATCACTTTGGATCGATACATTCCATCATAAGAACGACCGTCACATATATGACCAAAAATTAGAAACAATACAAACTTTTATAGTCAAAATAACTTTGGTTCATTGCATTCTAAGTACATTCCATCATAAGTACAATGAAATCATGGTGATGGTGAACGAAAAAACACTATTGTAACTACAATAATGTTCACCACAACAAGAACACAGACAATCCCTAACAGTACATTAAGCCTATTTCCCAATTTCTTCACAGAGCAGTCCAAATCACTTATAATCTTCCATCCACCTTCCATTGCTTCTCTGTTCAGCAAACACTCAGACTTGCCTTCACACTTTGCACTGGTTTCCGTTTCAATAACCCCATCATCTGCACACCATGTGAAATAATTGCAACCACCATCTTCACCATCATTCTGTACAACAAAACACCAATCAGGACACCCTCGAACTGAAAATAAGAACAACGAAAAACCCAACAAAAAACCTTACCTTGAACTTAGGGCAGCCCCAAAATTGCTTGCCTCTGTTCTTCACTGTTTTTGCAGTTCTGATAACACATTTCATCCCACAATAGCACAACGGACTACCATTGTTGTTCTTAACTCCTCGAGCACCACCACAGACCACATTACTATCTTGCTTCCGCCACCCGCTGCATGACGAAGACGAGCAGGGATGCATCTTCAACCGCAACTTCGATTAAACCGTAGAAGTACTCAGAAGAATTCCATCTGCACGAAACCTCAATCCCTAATTCGATCTGCACGACCCCAACCCTAGAAGTACTGAGAGACAAGAATCCCTAATTCGATCTGCACGAACCCA includes these proteins:
- the LOC128193637 gene encoding tRNA(His) guanylyltransferase 2-like, yielding MANSKYEYVKCFEVEDEVMFPNIILVWINACSLHKPYDLNTLKMMNSCAVEILEEYADVVFAYGFSDEYTFVLKKTSKFYERRASKVLSIITSFFSSVFVRKWGEFFPHKELQSPPSVHGRVIPCASTEALQAYLLWRQNICHLSNQHEQCLWRLVERGMNEKEAWDFIKGFDKSDLNNLLFDEFNVNYNTLEPIFRQGSCLLKTVVEDVVKYTDNGAPIKRHRRKIIPVHSKKIAGKRFWNEHILLLKELGGFIEEINNVTPEYVRSFEFDSKLMPSTWIVVRIDGCHFHRFSEVHEFVKPNDDRALNLMNLCAVAVLEKFWEDIVFAYGVSDEYSFIIKKTCNLYQRRANKMVSAIVSFFTSTYVMRWNEFFPQSELKYPPSFDGRAVCYPSTEILRDYLSWRQVDCHINNQYNSCFWKLVASGKSKREAQNSLKGGQLQKKIEELAIDYNKLPVMFQQGSSVYRDKVDTVPTHEENGNSFESKGKVIVEHVDIIGPTFWLEHLNILDE